Proteins from a genomic interval of Lysobacter arenosi:
- a CDS encoding class I SAM-dependent methyltransferase encodes MHKLLRNSYTRRLRRLVTGARLRAFPSKAPTAQAPACNICGHRLVVPLEVFSDREARSCVVCGSTLRFRAIMAALQSSLDGDHQVRVLERLPRCKHLKGIGMSDTGSYAGTLKSRFDYTNTFFHTEPLLDIRSPARHLIGQFDFVVSSDVLEHVDGPPQRAFSNLRALLKPGGILVFTVPYGAEQETVEHYPELHDYRIEGEGDMRVLINVTTDGREQRFTDLCFHGGDGSTLELRRFAYPHLIRLLEAAGFKDIRVHDVDHPEWGIVHQAKEGLPITATAA; translated from the coding sequence ATGCACAAACTGCTCCGCAATTCCTACACGCGCCGTCTGCGTCGCCTGGTTACCGGCGCCCGCCTTCGCGCCTTCCCGTCGAAGGCGCCGACGGCGCAGGCACCCGCGTGCAACATCTGTGGACACCGCCTGGTGGTACCCCTCGAGGTGTTCTCCGACCGCGAAGCGCGCAGTTGCGTCGTCTGCGGGTCGACACTGCGGTTTCGCGCCATCATGGCCGCGCTCCAATCCAGCCTGGACGGCGACCATCAGGTTCGCGTGCTCGAGCGCCTGCCCAGGTGCAAGCACCTCAAGGGCATTGGCATGAGCGATACAGGCTCGTACGCCGGCACGCTCAAGAGCAGGTTCGATTACACCAATACCTTCTTCCATACCGAACCATTGCTGGACATCCGCTCACCGGCCCGGCACCTGATCGGCCAGTTCGACTTCGTCGTCAGCAGCGATGTCCTGGAGCACGTGGACGGACCGCCGCAGCGCGCCTTCAGCAACCTGCGCGCGCTGTTGAAGCCCGGCGGCATCCTTGTATTCACGGTGCCCTATGGCGCGGAACAGGAGACCGTCGAGCACTACCCCGAGCTCCATGACTATCGGATCGAGGGTGAAGGCGACATGCGCGTGCTGATCAATGTCACGACGGATGGCAGGGAACAGCGTTTCACCGACCTGTGCTTCCACGGCGGCGACGGTTCGACGCTGGAGCTGCGCAGGTTCGCCTATCCGCATCTGATCCGTCTGCTTGAGGCAGCCGGTTTCAAGGACATCCGCGTTCACGATGTGGACCACCCCGAGTGGGGCATCGTCCATCAGGCGAAAGAGGGCCTGCCAATCACGGCAACGGCGGCGTAG
- a CDS encoding tyrosine-type recombinase/integrase produces the protein MTARVIQFPRRLDPVELTDPALGLAVTPPSGPPTPPGDPAEASAPLKPSALARPPRVLTAEEQALQTRMFQAYFEGRRPAKGHAADSIKGTRRRALEFAQFVGQPLWEITEADFESWSAHLGLERNLTPSSQRTMQGAVATFFNYLVENAALQNEALRLFGKQVSRIATSDNRVVHSTDANGVRARRYLTDDETTLAFAAYDAVIEAAAEIAPGKLRYFQRDKAMFYVYYGFGLRLQEGQQLNLLSFSPNPDLPELGIYGAATVVGKGSRGSGPRTRTVPTIHPDLPLVLTWYVEHVRPQFETKSEDARKALWLSDRGRRLSRASISARFKHFLTSVGLDPTLFSPHGLRHMAVSHEAAANVPLAFTQAKVGHAHASTTQRYTHLPDDFMRTIAKNIVRQSLQQQDDE, from the coding sequence ATGACCGCTCGCGTAATCCAATTCCCCCGCCGGCTTGATCCGGTGGAGTTGACCGACCCGGCCCTGGGTCTGGCGGTGACACCTCCGTCCGGACCACCGACACCACCAGGCGATCCGGCCGAGGCATCGGCGCCCCTGAAGCCCAGCGCCCTGGCCCGGCCGCCGCGGGTACTGACGGCGGAGGAGCAGGCGCTGCAGACGCGCATGTTCCAGGCCTACTTCGAGGGTCGACGGCCGGCGAAAGGCCATGCTGCCGACTCGATCAAGGGCACTCGACGACGCGCGCTCGAGTTCGCGCAGTTCGTCGGCCAGCCGCTGTGGGAGATCACCGAGGCGGATTTCGAGAGCTGGTCGGCGCATTTGGGCCTCGAGCGGAACCTCACTCCCAGCAGTCAGCGCACCATGCAGGGTGCGGTGGCCACGTTCTTTAATTACCTGGTCGAGAACGCCGCGTTGCAAAACGAGGCGCTCCGTCTGTTCGGCAAGCAGGTCAGCCGGATCGCCACCTCGGACAACCGCGTGGTGCACTCGACCGACGCCAACGGCGTGCGCGCCCGCCGTTATTTGACTGATGACGAGACTACGCTGGCGTTCGCTGCCTACGACGCGGTAATCGAGGCGGCGGCTGAGATCGCGCCGGGCAAGTTGCGCTATTTCCAGCGAGACAAGGCGATGTTCTACGTCTACTACGGCTTTGGCTTGCGCCTGCAGGAGGGGCAGCAACTCAACCTCCTCAGCTTCTCGCCCAATCCCGACCTGCCCGAGCTCGGCATTTACGGGGCGGCCACCGTCGTAGGTAAGGGCTCGCGCGGCAGTGGTCCGCGCACACGCACGGTTCCGACCATTCACCCGGACTTGCCCCTGGTCTTGACCTGGTATGTCGAGCACGTGCGCCCCCAGTTCGAAACAAAGAGCGAGGACGCCAGGAAGGCGTTGTGGCTGTCGGATCGTGGCCGACGTCTGTCGCGTGCCAGCATCTCCGCGCGCTTCAAGCATTTTCTTACCTCCGTGGGTCTGGATCCGACGTTGTTCTCACCACACGGCCTGCGACACATGGCTGTCTCGCACGAGGCGGCGGCCAACGTCCCGCTTGCCTTTACCCAAGCCAAAGTCGGACACGCGCACGCCAGTACTACGCAGCGCTATACGCACCTGCCCGACGACTTCATGCGCACGATCGCCAAGAACATCGTGCGTCAGTCACTTCAACAACAGGATGACGAATGA
- the ubiK gene encoding ubiquinone biosynthesis accessory factor UbiK encodes MIDLNHIDDLARRLSTLVPPGLRESREELQQNFKSVLQSGLAKLDLVTREEFEVQRAVLLRTREKLDELQRTVAELEAQLGGSASPRH; translated from the coding sequence ATGATCGACCTCAACCACATCGACGACCTCGCCCGCCGCCTGAGCACCCTGGTCCCGCCGGGACTGCGCGAAAGCCGCGAGGAGCTCCAGCAGAACTTCAAGTCGGTGCTGCAGTCCGGCCTGGCCAAGCTTGACCTGGTCACGCGCGAAGAATTCGAAGTGCAGCGCGCGGTCCTGCTGCGCACCCGCGAGAAGCTCGACGAGCTGCAGCGCACCGTTGCCGAGCTCGAAGCCCAGCTTGGCGGCAGCGCCTCCCCGCGCCACTGA
- a CDS encoding P-II family nitrogen regulator: MKMVMAVIKPFKLDDVREALAEAGVAGITATEVKGFGRQKGHTELYRGAEYVVDFLPKIKLEVAITDDQVEAVVEAIMKAAGTGKIGDGKIFVWDLERAVRIRTGEMDGDAL, encoded by the coding sequence ATGAAGATGGTCATGGCGGTGATCAAGCCGTTCAAGCTCGACGACGTCCGCGAGGCGCTGGCCGAGGCCGGCGTGGCGGGCATCACCGCCACCGAGGTCAAGGGCTTCGGCCGGCAGAAGGGCCATACCGAGCTCTACCGCGGCGCCGAGTACGTCGTCGACTTCCTGCCCAAGATCAAGCTCGAGGTCGCCATCACCGACGACCAGGTCGAGGCCGTGGTCGAGGCGATCATGAAGGCCGCCGGCACCGGCAAGATCGGCGACGGCAAGATCTTCGTCTGGGACCTGGAACGCGCGGTGCGCATCCGCACCGGCGAGATGGACGGCGACGCGCTCTAG
- a CDS encoding NAD(P)-dependent oxidoreductase — protein MAATAAPPATKRNMNKMKVGLIGLGAMGAPMARHIHTTGLLIAVGNRTQAKADAMAAELSVRAARSAANFADCDLVVLCVSLDADVLENVAALAEVLKPGAVVIDHSTVAVETARRCAAMLGAHNIAFLDAPVSGGVEGARNGKLSVMVGGNSEALDNVRPVIESYAARVTHMGASGAGQAAKAVNQVLVAGINEAVSEGLALGEKLGLNPDKLLPTLLAGAASNWFLEKRGATMLRDEFTPGFKCAHMLKDLRIVQSIARDCGLRLPTVEQALADYAELIEHGQGEADTSALITLKRGG, from the coding sequence GTGGCAGCGACCGCTGCCCCGCCTGCCACCAAGCGGAATATGAACAAGATGAAAGTTGGATTGATCGGCCTGGGCGCGATGGGCGCGCCGATGGCGCGCCACATACACACCACCGGCTTGCTGATCGCGGTGGGCAACCGCACCCAGGCCAAGGCCGATGCGATGGCCGCCGAGCTTTCGGTGCGCGCGGCACGCTCGGCGGCGAACTTCGCCGACTGCGACCTGGTGGTGCTTTGCGTCTCGCTCGATGCCGACGTGCTGGAGAACGTGGCCGCACTGGCCGAAGTGCTCAAGCCCGGTGCGGTCGTGATCGACCATTCGACCGTGGCGGTGGAGACCGCGCGTCGCTGCGCGGCCATGCTCGGTGCGCACAACATCGCCTTCCTCGATGCGCCGGTCTCCGGCGGTGTCGAAGGCGCGCGCAACGGCAAGCTGTCGGTGATGGTCGGCGGCAATTCCGAAGCGCTCGACAACGTCCGCCCGGTCATCGAAAGCTATGCCGCGCGCGTCACGCACATGGGTGCGAGCGGCGCCGGCCAGGCCGCCAAGGCCGTCAACCAGGTGCTGGTCGCCGGCATCAACGAAGCGGTCAGCGAAGGCCTGGCGCTGGGCGAGAAGCTCGGCCTGAATCCTGACAAGTTGCTGCCGACCCTGCTGGCCGGTGCGGCGAGCAACTGGTTCCTGGAAAAGCGCGGCGCGACCATGCTGCGTGACGAGTTCACGCCGGGCTTCAAGTGCGCGCACATGCTCAAGGACCTGCGCATCGTCCAGTCCATCGCGCGCGATTGCGGCCTGCGCTTGCCGACGGTCGAACAGGCGCTGGCCGATTACGCCGAACTGATCGAACACGGGCAGGGCGAGGCCGACACGTCGGCGCTGATCACCCTCAAGCGCGGCGGCTGA
- a CDS encoding acyltransferase family protein yields MSRLPGLDLLRAIAVIWVMLFHSFLVGGLGADFAWLSRFGWMGVDIFFVLSGFLIGSQVLTPLARGERLSFADFYSRRAYRIVPAFAVVLAIYVAFPALHESDGIAPWWQFATFTMNLLVHYDTQASFSHAWSLCVEEHFYLVFPALAWWMTRRPSAAKFVAVCMLVLLGGIALRTGVWLHDAAMDPDRNWFVEDIYYPTGNRLDGLLAGVVLATISVFRPALWARMGERGNAFALIGLAMMALAFWLFQKRSGLLGNSIGWPVLSTAIACLVVAAASARSWIGRWRVPGAAWIAAISYSLYLSHKLVFHAVDVQFGEWLQGRGLVAFAVYALATLAGGALLHYAVERPFLQLRARRQSARRNVRGAGEAITA; encoded by the coding sequence ATGAGCCGACTTCCCGGGCTGGACCTGCTGCGTGCCATCGCCGTCATCTGGGTGATGCTGTTCCACTCCTTCCTTGTCGGTGGCCTCGGTGCCGATTTCGCCTGGCTGTCGCGCTTCGGCTGGATGGGCGTGGACATCTTCTTCGTCCTCAGCGGCTTCCTGATCGGCAGCCAGGTGCTGACGCCACTGGCGCGCGGCGAACGTCTGTCGTTCGCCGACTTTTACTCACGCCGCGCCTATCGCATCGTGCCGGCGTTCGCGGTGGTGCTGGCGATCTACGTGGCGTTTCCGGCGCTGCATGAATCCGACGGCATCGCGCCGTGGTGGCAGTTCGCCACGTTCACGATGAACCTGCTGGTCCACTACGACACGCAGGCATCGTTCTCGCACGCCTGGTCGCTGTGCGTGGAAGAGCATTTCTACCTGGTCTTCCCGGCGCTGGCATGGTGGATGACGCGACGCCCGTCGGCGGCGAAGTTCGTCGCCGTGTGCATGCTGGTGCTGCTGGGCGGCATCGCGTTGCGTACCGGCGTGTGGTTGCACGATGCGGCCATGGACCCCGACCGTAACTGGTTCGTCGAGGACATCTACTACCCGACCGGGAATCGCCTCGATGGCCTGCTGGCCGGCGTCGTGCTGGCGACGATCTCGGTGTTCCGCCCGGCGCTGTGGGCGCGCATGGGCGAGCGCGGTAACGCGTTCGCGCTGATCGGCCTGGCGATGATGGCGCTGGCCTTCTGGCTGTTCCAGAAGCGCTCGGGACTGCTGGGCAACTCGATTGGCTGGCCGGTGCTGTCGACGGCCATCGCCTGCCTGGTCGTGGCCGCGGCCAGCGCGCGCAGCTGGATCGGGCGTTGGCGCGTGCCGGGTGCGGCATGGATCGCGGCGATCTCGTACAGCCTGTACCTGAGCCACAAGCTGGTGTTCCATGCCGTGGACGTGCAGTTCGGTGAATGGCTGCAAGGGCGCGGTCTGGTCGCGTTCGCCGTCTATGCACTGGCGACCCTCGCCGGCGGCGCGCTGCTGCACTACGCCGTCGAGCGACCGTTCCTGCAACTGCGCGCGCGGCGGCAATCGGCGCGCCGCAATGTCCGCGGCGCAGGCGAAGCAATTACCGCTTGA
- a CDS encoding kinase — MNLLKPPAPQVRPVPRPSRMLKHGERLLEPNVYVADLGGRLAVIKDYSRYRWTLLAPFARILVRREARVLRLLRGWRHAPALLGTIGGLALGMELVQGEPLDSDTLQAAGTQLFQQLRGAVASLHAAGITHNDLHASNILVCGTTPVLIDYASALRTPRWLRSLPLVRQLRRSDLANVFKMQQRLTGEGPTPQQAAALAEPTWVRALRDGWRRLYRVIKR, encoded by the coding sequence ATGAATCTGCTGAAACCCCCGGCCCCGCAGGTGCGGCCGGTGCCGCGACCGTCGCGGATGCTCAAGCATGGCGAACGACTGCTCGAGCCCAATGTCTACGTCGCCGACCTCGGCGGACGCCTTGCCGTGATCAAGGACTACAGCCGCTATCGCTGGACGCTGCTGGCGCCGTTCGCGCGGATCCTGGTGCGCCGCGAGGCACGCGTGCTGCGGCTGCTACGCGGCTGGCGCCATGCGCCCGCACTGCTCGGCACGATCGGCGGCCTGGCACTGGGCATGGAACTGGTGCAGGGCGAACCGCTCGACAGCGACACGCTGCAAGCTGCCGGCACACAGTTGTTCCAGCAGTTGCGCGGCGCGGTGGCCAGCCTGCATGCCGCGGGCATCACGCATAACGATCTGCACGCGTCCAACATCCTGGTCTGCGGCACCACGCCGGTGCTGATCGACTACGCCTCGGCGCTGCGCACGCCACGCTGGTTGCGCTCGCTGCCGCTGGTGCGGCAGCTGCGGCGGAGCGACCTGGCCAACGTGTTCAAGATGCAGCAGCGCCTGACCGGTGAGGGCCCCACTCCGCAGCAAGCCGCGGCACTGGCCGAGCCGACCTGGGTGCGGGCACTGCGCGATGGCTGGCGGCGGTTGTACCGGGTGATCAAGCGGTAA
- a CDS encoding SPOR domain-containing protein, with translation MAARRGKTQAKRNQGNSSGLPGWAWMVLGILLAVVVILVAPKYLKSGGDGFFRPQPNPDARPAAVSGGDDEAIASDGDSSEPADKPKRGGKDGEPKKDTDYDFYTLLPGKEVPMSDAELAASEQAEAKREAARQKASKANDDDADKVDSKPVASLPKPVETAPAATPATAPTNPEPAPVAAANTASAATPAAAAADDGTRYLLQAGAFQASGQAEEMKAKIALLGLSARVESASIKGSTVYRVRMGPYGTASDLADAKRKLASGGLPAMAIKVQ, from the coding sequence GTGGCAGCACGACGCGGCAAGACGCAGGCAAAGCGCAACCAGGGAAACAGCAGCGGCCTGCCGGGATGGGCATGGATGGTGCTGGGCATCCTGCTCGCCGTCGTGGTGATCCTGGTCGCGCCCAAGTACCTCAAGTCCGGCGGCGACGGTTTCTTCCGCCCCCAGCCGAACCCGGACGCCAGGCCGGCCGCGGTCTCGGGCGGCGACGATGAAGCCATCGCCAGCGACGGCGACAGCAGCGAGCCGGCCGACAAGCCCAAGCGCGGCGGCAAGGACGGCGAGCCCAAGAAGGACACCGACTACGACTTCTATACCCTGCTGCCGGGTAAGGAAGTGCCGATGTCGGACGCCGAGCTGGCCGCCAGCGAACAGGCCGAAGCCAAGCGCGAGGCGGCCCGGCAGAAGGCCAGCAAGGCAAATGACGACGACGCGGACAAGGTCGACAGCAAGCCTGTCGCGTCCCTGCCCAAGCCCGTCGAGACTGCGCCGGCGGCGACGCCGGCCACCGCGCCGACCAATCCGGAACCGGCACCGGTGGCAGCAGCCAACACCGCCAGCGCCGCCACGCCTGCCGCTGCGGCCGCCGACGACGGCACCCGTTACCTGCTCCAGGCCGGCGCATTCCAGGCCTCGGGCCAGGCCGAGGAAATGAAGGCGAAGATCGCCCTGCTCGGCCTCAGCGCGCGGGTGGAGTCGGCCAGCATCAAGGGCTCGACCGTGTACCGCGTGCGCATGGGGCCCTATGGCACCGCCAGCGACCTCGCCGACGCCAAGCGCAAGCTCGCCAGCGGCGGTCTGCCGGCGATGGCCATCAAGGTCCAGTAA
- a CDS encoding helix-turn-helix domain-containing protein, protein MTRGVQVRWRLRVRMAESGVNTLVGLQGRLSTHGVKVSQVQLGRWAKPQPPARLSLKVLVGLCEALDCTLNDLLTITPVEAAVPADPVARVRKPQVAAVATDSEVAPTPAPSTHSTVGPTLRALSRHALAKGNS, encoded by the coding sequence ATGACCCGAGGCGTACAAGTTAGGTGGCGGTTGCGTGTGCGCATGGCGGAGAGCGGCGTGAACACGCTGGTCGGCCTGCAAGGTCGACTGTCGACACACGGCGTGAAAGTCTCGCAAGTGCAGCTAGGCCGCTGGGCCAAGCCGCAGCCGCCCGCACGCTTGTCCCTGAAGGTGCTGGTGGGACTGTGCGAAGCACTGGATTGCACGCTAAACGACCTACTGACCATCACCCCGGTCGAAGCAGCCGTGCCGGCTGACCCGGTGGCGCGCGTCCGCAAGCCGCAGGTGGCGGCGGTGGCCACTGACAGCGAAGTTGCGCCGACGCCGGCGCCTTCGACCCACTCGACGGTCGGCCCGACCCTTCGGGCGCTTTCGCGCCACGCCCTGGCCAAGGGCAATTCATGA
- the speE gene encoding polyamine aminopropyltransferase, translated as MSNDTSWHYENFEPTGSAIGYRITRKLDEVQSPFQKIEIFESTDWGNLMLIDGAMMLTTKDNFFYHEMMSHPALFTHAAPKNVVIIGGGDCGTLREVLKHPGVETAVQCDIDEQVTRMAEKWFPELCDANNDPRATLMFDDGIAYMKNAAPNSLDVVIVDSTDPVGPAEGLFNKAFFESCFRALKDDGILVQQSESPLMLLELIKEMRAEMGKAGFTTFQTLPFPQPCYPTGWWSCTLARKGKGFDFREADARAKGFQTRYYTADIHQGAAKLPPFVAAELGE; from the coding sequence ATGAGCAACGACACCTCCTGGCATTACGAAAACTTCGAACCGACCGGCTCGGCCATCGGCTATCGCATCACCCGCAAGCTGGACGAGGTGCAGTCGCCGTTCCAGAAGATCGAGATCTTCGAGAGCACCGACTGGGGCAACCTGATGCTCATCGACGGCGCGATGATGCTGACGACGAAGGACAATTTCTTCTATCACGAGATGATGTCGCACCCGGCGCTGTTCACCCATGCCGCGCCGAAGAACGTGGTGATCATCGGTGGTGGCGACTGCGGCACGCTGCGCGAGGTGCTCAAGCACCCCGGCGTGGAGACCGCCGTGCAGTGCGACATCGACGAGCAGGTCACGCGCATGGCCGAGAAGTGGTTCCCGGAACTGTGCGACGCCAACAACGATCCGCGCGCGACGTTGATGTTCGATGACGGCATCGCCTACATGAAGAACGCCGCCCCCAACAGCCTCGATGTCGTCATCGTCGACTCGACCGACCCGGTCGGCCCGGCCGAGGGCCTGTTCAACAAGGCCTTCTTCGAAAGTTGCTTCCGCGCGCTCAAGGACGACGGCATCCTGGTGCAGCAGTCCGAATCGCCGCTGATGCTGCTGGAGCTGATCAAGGAAATGCGCGCGGAGATGGGCAAGGCCGGCTTCACGACCTTCCAGACCCTGCCGTTCCCGCAGCCGTGCTACCCGACCGGCTGGTGGAGCTGCACGCTCGCCCGCAAGGGCAAGGGCTTCGATTTCCGCGAGGCCGATGCACGTGCCAAGGGCTTCCAGACCCGCTACTACACCGCCGACATCCACCAGGGCGCGGCCAAGCTACCGCCGTTCGTGGCTGCCGAACTGGGCGAGTAA
- the speA gene encoding arginine decarboxylase has translation MSHWSLDQARKTYSIPHWSEGYFDVNAAGQVVVRPRGAAGPDVSLPEVVDRARGNGAKLPLLVRFPDILGDRLGKLQSAFAQAQADWDYAGGYTAVYPIKVNQHQGVAGTLASHHGDGFGLEAGSKPELMAVLALSRPGGLIVCNGYKDREYIRLALIGRKLGLQTFIVIEKPSELAIVMEEAAALGVKPGLGVRMRLASLGAGKWQNSGGDKAKFGLSPRQVLDLWKNLRDSGMTDCLQLLHFHMGSQISNVRDIANGMREATRYFVELSRLGARIAYMDVGGGLGIDYEGTRSRGYCSINYGVHQYASNIVQPLAEACAEHGLVPPRIVTECGRAMTAHHAVLVANVSEVEEAPEGRIPDEHDDEPAVIRHLREIHAELDQRPAVELFHEAQHHHSEGLSLYALGQIDLVHRARIDDLFYAIAHAVRKRLSFDEKSHRELLDELNDRLVDKYFVNFSVFESIPDVWAIDQVFPIVPIERLDEVPTRRGILADMTCDSDGTVKTYVENEGLDTSMPLHAPRPGESYRIAFFLVGAYQEILGDIHNLFGDTDAIEVRVDGTAQGYQLTQQRRGDTTDVMLDYVGYKLSDLRAAYKAKVAAAGLPADEAARMDAALETGLTGYTYLDDTPLA, from the coding sequence ATGTCCCACTGGTCGCTCGATCAGGCCCGCAAGACCTACTCGATTCCGCATTGGTCGGAGGGCTACTTCGACGTGAATGCGGCCGGGCAGGTCGTGGTCCGTCCGCGCGGCGCCGCCGGTCCGGACGTGTCGCTGCCGGAGGTGGTCGATCGTGCCCGTGGCAATGGCGCCAAGCTGCCGCTGCTGGTGCGCTTCCCCGACATCCTCGGCGATCGCCTCGGCAAGCTGCAGTCGGCCTTTGCCCAGGCGCAGGCCGACTGGGACTACGCCGGCGGCTACACCGCCGTCTACCCGATCAAGGTCAACCAGCACCAGGGCGTGGCCGGCACGCTGGCCTCGCACCATGGCGACGGCTTCGGCCTGGAGGCCGGCAGCAAGCCCGAGCTGATGGCGGTGCTGGCGCTGAGCCGCCCCGGCGGCCTGATCGTCTGCAACGGCTACAAGGACCGCGAGTACATCCGCCTGGCCCTGATCGGCCGCAAGCTCGGCCTGCAGACCTTCATCGTCATCGAGAAGCCGTCCGAGCTGGCGATCGTCATGGAAGAAGCCGCGGCGCTGGGCGTGAAGCCAGGCCTGGGCGTGCGCATGCGCCTGGCCAGCCTCGGCGCCGGCAAGTGGCAGAACAGCGGCGGCGACAAGGCCAAGTTCGGCCTGTCCCCGCGCCAGGTGCTGGACCTGTGGAAGAACCTGCGCGACAGCGGCATGACCGACTGCCTGCAGCTGCTGCACTTCCACATGGGTTCGCAGATCTCCAACGTCCGCGACATCGCCAACGGCATGCGCGAGGCGACGCGTTACTTCGTCGAACTGTCGCGCCTGGGCGCGCGCATCGCCTACATGGACGTCGGTGGCGGCCTGGGCATCGATTACGAAGGCACCCGTTCGCGCGGCTACTGCTCGATCAACTACGGCGTGCACCAGTACGCCAGCAACATCGTCCAGCCGCTGGCCGAAGCCTGCGCCGAGCACGGCCTGGTGCCGCCGCGCATCGTCACCGAGTGCGGCCGCGCGATGACCGCGCACCACGCCGTGCTGGTGGCCAACGTGTCCGAGGTCGAGGAAGCGCCGGAAGGCCGCATCCCCGACGAGCACGACGACGAGCCGGCAGTGATCCGCCACCTGCGCGAAATCCACGCCGAGCTCGACCAGCGCCCGGCGGTGGAGCTGTTCCACGAGGCCCAGCACCACCACAGCGAAGGCCTGTCGCTGTACGCGCTCGGCCAGATCGACCTGGTGCATCGCGCGCGCATCGACGACCTGTTCTATGCAATCGCGCATGCAGTGCGCAAGCGCCTGAGCTTCGACGAGAAGAGCCACCGCGAGCTGCTCGACGAACTCAACGATCGCCTGGTCGACAAGTACTTCGTCAACTTCAGCGTGTTCGAGTCGATCCCGGATGTGTGGGCGATCGACCAGGTTTTCCCGATCGTGCCGATCGAACGCCTGGACGAGGTGCCGACGCGCCGCGGCATCCTCGCCGACATGACCTGCGACTCCGATGGCACGGTCAAGACCTACGTCGAGAACGAGGGCCTGGACACCTCGATGCCGCTGCACGCGCCGCGCCCTGGCGAGAGCTACCGCATCGCCTTCTTCCTGGTCGGTGCCTACCAGGAGATCCTCGGCGACATCCACAACCTGTTCGGCGACACCGATGCGATAGAAGTGCGCGTCGACGGAACCGCGCAGGGCTACCAGCTGACCCAGCAGCGTCGCGGCGACACCACCGATGTCATGCTCGACTACGTCGGCTACAAGCTGTCGGACCTGCGCGCCGCCTACAAGGCCAAGGTCGCGGCGGCGGGCTTGCCGGCCGACGAGGCCGCACGAATGGATGCGGCCCTGGAAACCGGCCTGACCGGCTACACCTATCTGGACGACACGCCGCTGGCGTGA